One window of Burkholderia vietnamiensis LMG 10929 genomic DNA carries:
- a CDS encoding error-prone DNA polymerase, with protein sequence MAAQITWLPDYAELFCRSNFSFLHGASHAEELVARAAELGYRGLAITDECSLAGAPRMHVAAQAQGLPLVVGAYFAVTPDEVAPGHDPGPGAFGLVLLAQNREGYGNLAELISWRRMAAPKGTYTLTSRMLSAPPAAFAHLRGMPDCFAILVPVYPVRADVLDAQVAWFRATFGERARLGLVQLQRALDGAQREEIRAAGERRGVPVVALGDVTMHRRSCKPLQDVMTAIRVGMPVAECGYALAPNAEQHLRSRQRIGQLYSPDEIAQTCEILDACDFELGSLRYEYPDEIVPAGLTPTRYLEQETLAGARARYPRGVPEKVAKLIRHELDLIAKLSYEPFFLTVYDIVKFARSRNILCQGRGSAANSVVCYCLGITEVDPDQSTMLFERFISEKRGEPPDIDVDFEHQRREEVIQHIYRKYGKDRAAIAAAVSTYRPRGVLRETGKALGVDPMLVDRVAKAHRWFDGSRDLLKQFASTGLDPATPLIATWATLAARLLNFPRHLSQHSGGFVISRGKLTRLVPVENAAMDGRRVIQWDKDDLEALGLMKVDVLALGMLSALHRAFDLRTAWRGPQPDGEPFTMKHVPQDDEATYDMICRADTVGVFQIESRAQMSMLPRLKPRNYYDLVVQVSIVRPGPIQGGAVHPYLKRRRIMSGEEQGKVTYPSDALKEVLERTLGVPIFQEQVMQIAIVAAGFTPGEADELRRAMAAWKRKGNLEKYHDKIVEGMLARNYTREFAEQIFEQIKGFGEYGFPESHAASFAKLAYASSWLKCHEPAIFVAALLNSQPMGFYAPAQLVQDAKRHGVQVLPADVTQSGWETSLEALPGQPPPHGQPAVRLGLALVRGLGEAAARRIEAARAAGPFDSVDALARRAQLERRDLEALAAANALAALAGHRRDALWQAVAAAPERDLLAAAPIDETEQPALGAPSEADDILADYHTIGLTLNRHPVALLRPALRAQRLSSAAELRDRPDGRLARACGLVIARQMPGTAKGVMFMTLEDETGCVNVIVRPELLARQRRETLDSRLLAASGVWQVVSDVRHLVAQHFEDLTPLLGGLRTSSREFH encoded by the coding sequence ATGGCCGCGCAAATCACCTGGCTGCCCGACTACGCGGAGTTGTTCTGCCGCTCGAACTTCTCGTTCCTGCATGGCGCGTCGCATGCGGAGGAGCTCGTCGCGCGCGCGGCGGAGCTCGGCTATCGCGGCCTCGCGATCACCGACGAATGCTCGCTGGCCGGCGCGCCGCGCATGCATGTCGCCGCGCAGGCGCAAGGGCTGCCGCTCGTCGTCGGCGCGTATTTCGCCGTCACGCCCGATGAGGTCGCGCCGGGCCACGATCCGGGGCCCGGCGCCTTCGGGCTCGTGCTGCTCGCGCAGAACCGCGAGGGCTACGGCAATCTTGCCGAGCTGATTTCCTGGCGGCGCATGGCGGCGCCGAAGGGCACCTACACGCTGACGTCGCGGATGCTGTCGGCGCCGCCTGCGGCGTTCGCGCACCTGCGCGGCATGCCCGACTGTTTCGCGATCCTCGTGCCCGTGTATCCGGTGCGCGCCGACGTGCTCGATGCGCAGGTCGCATGGTTTCGCGCGACCTTCGGCGAGCGCGCGCGGCTCGGGCTCGTGCAGTTGCAGCGCGCGCTCGACGGCGCGCAGCGCGAGGAGATCCGCGCGGCCGGCGAGCGGCGCGGCGTGCCCGTCGTCGCGCTCGGCGACGTGACGATGCACCGGCGCTCGTGCAAGCCGTTGCAGGACGTGATGACGGCGATCCGCGTCGGCATGCCGGTGGCCGAGTGCGGCTACGCGCTGGCGCCGAATGCCGAGCAGCACCTGCGGTCGCGGCAGCGCATCGGGCAGCTGTACTCGCCGGACGAGATAGCGCAAACCTGCGAGATTCTCGACGCGTGCGATTTCGAGCTCGGCTCGCTGCGCTACGAGTATCCCGACGAGATCGTGCCGGCGGGGCTCACGCCGACGCGCTATCTGGAACAGGAAACCCTCGCCGGCGCGCGCGCGCGTTATCCGCGCGGGGTGCCGGAGAAGGTCGCGAAGCTGATCCGCCATGAGCTCGACCTGATCGCGAAGCTGAGCTACGAGCCGTTCTTCCTGACCGTCTACGACATCGTCAAATTCGCGCGCAGCCGGAACATCCTGTGCCAGGGCCGCGGCTCGGCTGCGAATTCGGTCGTCTGCTATTGCCTCGGCATCACCGAGGTCGATCCCGATCAGAGCACGATGCTGTTCGAGCGCTTCATCAGCGAGAAGCGCGGCGAGCCGCCCGACATCGACGTCGACTTCGAGCACCAGCGCCGCGAAGAGGTGATTCAGCACATCTACCGGAAGTACGGCAAGGATCGCGCGGCGATCGCCGCCGCCGTCTCGACCTACCGCCCGCGCGGCGTGCTGCGCGAAACCGGCAAGGCGCTCGGCGTCGATCCGATGCTGGTCGACCGCGTCGCGAAGGCGCACCGCTGGTTCGACGGCAGCCGCGATCTGCTGAAGCAGTTCGCGTCGACCGGGCTCGATCCGGCCACGCCGCTGATCGCCACGTGGGCCACGCTCGCCGCGCGGCTGCTGAACTTTCCGCGCCACCTGTCGCAGCACTCGGGCGGCTTCGTGATCAGCCGCGGCAAGCTCACGCGGCTCGTGCCGGTCGAGAACGCGGCGATGGACGGGCGGCGCGTGATCCAGTGGGACAAGGACGATCTCGAAGCGCTCGGCCTGATGAAGGTCGACGTGCTCGCGCTCGGCATGCTGTCGGCGCTGCATCGCGCCTTCGACCTGCGCACCGCGTGGCGCGGCCCGCAGCCGGACGGCGAGCCGTTCACGATGAAGCACGTCCCGCAGGACGACGAGGCGACTTACGACATGATCTGCCGGGCCGATACGGTGGGCGTGTTCCAGATCGAGTCGCGCGCGCAGATGTCGATGCTGCCGCGGCTGAAGCCGCGCAACTACTACGACCTCGTCGTCCAGGTGTCGATCGTGCGGCCCGGGCCGATCCAGGGCGGCGCCGTGCATCCGTACCTGAAGCGGCGCCGGATCATGTCCGGCGAGGAGCAAGGCAAGGTCACCTATCCGAGCGACGCGCTCAAGGAGGTGCTCGAGCGCACCCTCGGCGTGCCGATCTTCCAGGAGCAGGTGATGCAGATCGCGATCGTCGCGGCGGGCTTCACGCCGGGCGAGGCCGACGAGCTGCGGCGCGCGATGGCCGCGTGGAAGCGCAAGGGCAATCTCGAGAAGTATCACGACAAGATCGTCGAAGGGATGCTCGCGCGTAATTACACCCGTGAATTCGCCGAGCAGATCTTCGAGCAGATCAAGGGCTTCGGCGAATACGGCTTCCCCGAAAGCCACGCGGCCAGCTTCGCGAAACTCGCGTATGCGAGCAGCTGGCTCAAGTGCCACGAGCCCGCGATCTTCGTCGCGGCGCTGCTGAACAGCCAGCCGATGGGTTTCTATGCGCCCGCGCAGCTCGTGCAGGACGCGAAGCGCCACGGCGTGCAGGTGCTGCCGGCCGACGTCACGCAAAGCGGCTGGGAGACGTCGCTCGAAGCGCTGCCCGGTCAGCCGCCGCCACACGGCCAGCCGGCGGTGCGGCTCGGCCTGGCGCTCGTGCGCGGGCTCGGCGAGGCGGCCGCGCGGCGCATCGAGGCCGCGCGCGCGGCCGGCCCGTTCGACAGCGTCGACGCGCTCGCGCGCCGCGCGCAGCTCGAGCGGCGCGATCTCGAGGCGCTCGCCGCCGCGAACGCGCTGGCGGCGCTCGCCGGCCATCGCCGCGACGCATTGTGGCAGGCCGTCGCCGCGGCGCCCGAGCGCGACCTGCTCGCCGCCGCGCCGATCGACGAAACGGAGCAGCCGGCGCTCGGCGCGCCGTCCGAAGCCGACGACATCCTCGCCGACTATCACACCATCGGCCTGACGCTGAACCGCCATCCGGTCGCGCTGCTGCGGCCCGCGTTGCGCGCGCAGCGGCTGTCGTCCGCGGCCGAGCTGCGCGACCGTCCCGACGGCCGGCTCGCGCGCGCGTGCGGGCTCGTGATCGCGCGGCAGATGCCGGGCACCGCGAAGGGCGTGATGTTCATGACGCTCGAAGACGAAACGGGCTGCGTGAACGTGATCGTGCGGCCCGAGCTGCTCGCCCGGCAGCGGCGCGAAACGCTTGACTCGCGGCTGCTCGCTGCGTCGGGCGTGTGGCAGGTCGTCAGCGACGTGAGGCACCTCGTCGCGCAGCATTTCGAGGATCTGACGCCGCTGCTCGGCGGCCTGCGCACGTCGAGCCGGGAATTTCACTGA
- a CDS encoding GntR family transcriptional regulator: protein METGCSELAPDPLDDTPLYLQLARNLASAIHAGAWRAGEALPSERLLSDTVGVSRITARRALALLVEQGLIRRVRGAGSFITPRVADPLSRLVGFTEKMRQRGFIPDSVWLARTLRVASRDEIAHLGLAPGATVARLERLRRADGTVMAVEHSTLPAAVLPDPQALGASLYDYLEARGSSVVRALQHFRAANATHEIAKWMGVKPGAALLVIRRIGYGADQRALEVTESYCRDDYYDFVAELKR, encoded by the coding sequence ATGGAAACCGGCTGCTCCGAACTGGCGCCCGATCCCCTCGACGACACGCCGCTGTATCTGCAGCTCGCCCGCAATCTGGCGAGCGCGATCCACGCTGGCGCGTGGCGCGCGGGCGAGGCGCTGCCGTCGGAGCGGCTGCTGTCGGACACGGTCGGCGTATCGCGCATCACGGCGCGCCGCGCGCTCGCGCTGCTGGTCGAGCAGGGGCTGATCCGGCGGGTGCGCGGGGCGGGCAGCTTCATCACGCCGCGCGTCGCCGATCCGCTGTCGCGGCTCGTCGGCTTCACCGAGAAGATGCGGCAGCGCGGCTTCATCCCCGATTCGGTGTGGCTCGCGCGCACGCTGCGCGTCGCGAGTCGCGACGAAATCGCGCATCTGGGGCTCGCGCCGGGCGCGACGGTCGCGCGGCTCGAGCGGCTGCGCCGCGCGGACGGCACCGTGATGGCCGTCGAGCACTCGACGCTGCCGGCCGCGGTGCTGCCCGATCCGCAGGCGCTCGGCGCATCGCTGTACGACTATCTGGAGGCGCGCGGGTCGAGCGTCGTGCGCGCGCTGCAGCACTTTCGCGCGGCCAACGCGACGCACGAGATCGCGAAATGGATGGGCGTGAAGCCGGGCGCGGCGCTGCTCGTGATCAGGCGGATCGGCTATGGCGCCGATCAGCGCGCGCTCGAAGTGACCGAATCGTATTGCCGCGACGACTATTACGACTTCGTCGCCGAACTGAAACGCTGA
- the nagA gene encoding N-acetylglucosamine-6-phosphate deacetylase, which yields MLTGNILTPDGWIHGSLDSENGRITMVDGTPADPANNDAPYILPGFIDLHVHGGGGADVMEGGDAIETIARTHAQFGTTSLLATTMTAPRDELMEVVANLGTAARARTPGGARVLGVHLEGPYINPGKLGAQPDAAVSAVLDEVLKYLSIAPIRVVTLAPEIAGHIEIIGEMAARGVRVQLGHSLATYDDAVTALKHGACGFTHLFNAMSPLHHRNPGLVGAALAHAEYAEIIPDLLHVHPGAIRAALRAIPRLYVVTDSTSATGMPDGEYRLGSQHVTKCLGGVRLADGTLAGSTLTMDQALRNLVSLGLPIADVSNRMSRYAADYLGIADRGRLERGAWADLAVFDRDLNLTATYVEGESIVEYA from the coding sequence ATGCTGACTGGCAACATCCTCACCCCCGACGGCTGGATTCACGGCTCGCTCGACAGCGAGAACGGCCGCATCACGATGGTCGACGGCACGCCCGCCGACCCGGCCAACAACGACGCGCCGTACATCCTGCCCGGCTTCATCGATCTGCACGTGCACGGCGGCGGCGGCGCCGACGTGATGGAAGGCGGCGACGCGATCGAGACGATCGCGCGCACCCACGCGCAGTTCGGCACGACGAGCCTGCTCGCCACCACGATGACCGCGCCGCGCGACGAGCTGATGGAAGTCGTCGCGAACCTCGGCACCGCCGCGCGCGCGCGCACGCCGGGCGGCGCACGCGTGCTCGGCGTGCATCTCGAAGGGCCGTACATCAACCCCGGCAAGCTCGGCGCGCAACCGGACGCGGCCGTGTCGGCCGTGCTCGACGAAGTGCTGAAATACCTGTCGATCGCGCCGATCCGCGTGGTCACGCTTGCCCCGGAGATCGCCGGCCACATCGAGATCATCGGCGAGATGGCCGCGCGCGGCGTGCGCGTGCAGCTCGGCCACTCGCTCGCGACGTACGACGACGCGGTCACCGCGCTCAAGCACGGCGCGTGCGGCTTCACGCATCTGTTCAACGCGATGTCGCCGCTGCATCACCGCAACCCCGGCCTCGTCGGCGCGGCGCTCGCGCATGCCGAGTACGCGGAAATCATCCCCGACCTGCTGCACGTGCATCCCGGCGCGATCCGCGCGGCGCTGCGCGCGATCCCGCGCCTGTACGTGGTGACCGACAGCACGTCGGCCACCGGCATGCCCGACGGCGAATACCGGCTCGGCAGCCAGCACGTGACCAAGTGCCTCGGCGGCGTGCGGCTCGCCGACGGCACGCTCGCGGGCAGCACGCTGACGATGGATCAGGCGCTGCGCAACCTCGTGTCGCTCGGCCTGCCGATCGCCGACGTGTCGAACCGCATGTCGCGCTACGCGGCCGACTACCTCGGCATCGCGGACCGCGGCCGCCTTGAGCGCGGCGCATGGGCCGACCTCGCGGTATTCGATCGCGACCTGAACCTCACCGCGACCTACGTCGAAGGAGAATCGATTGTCGAATATGCTTAA
- a CDS encoding SIS domain-containing protein — protein sequence MLKEAREAAQVVAAQLADTARVEALAGQLLDHPPAVALTVARGSSDHAASYFASLTMSRLGVPVASLPMSVATLQQAPLKVHDQLALAFSQSGQSPDLVNTMAALREAGARTVAAVNVLPSPLADACEHQLPLLAGPELSVAATKSYIAMLSLSAQIVAFWQRDAALVTALRGLPDVLAQAGRLDWSAAVAAFSGIERMIVIGRGLGLAIAQEAALKLKETSGIQAEAFSSAEVRHGPMELIERDYPLLVFAPPGPEQAGLLQLAQDMRARGAAVLLAAPAGTPGANLPLAQSAHAALDPIAAILSFYVMAAELAVARGRNPDTPRHLNKVTETH from the coding sequence ATGCTTAAGGAAGCGCGCGAGGCCGCCCAGGTCGTCGCCGCGCAGCTCGCCGATACCGCGCGCGTCGAGGCGCTCGCCGGCCAGCTGCTCGATCACCCGCCGGCCGTCGCGCTGACGGTCGCGCGCGGCAGCTCGGATCACGCCGCCAGCTATTTCGCGAGCCTGACGATGAGCCGCCTCGGCGTGCCGGTCGCGTCGCTGCCGATGTCGGTCGCGACCTTGCAGCAGGCGCCGCTGAAGGTGCACGACCAGCTCGCGCTCGCGTTTTCCCAGTCGGGCCAGAGCCCCGATCTCGTCAACACGATGGCCGCGCTGCGCGAAGCTGGCGCGCGGACCGTCGCCGCCGTCAACGTGCTGCCGTCGCCGCTCGCCGATGCGTGCGAGCACCAGTTGCCGCTGCTGGCCGGCCCCGAGCTGTCGGTCGCCGCGACCAAGAGCTATATCGCAATGCTGTCGCTGTCCGCGCAGATCGTCGCGTTCTGGCAGCGCGACGCCGCGCTGGTCACCGCGTTGCGCGGCCTGCCCGACGTGCTCGCGCAAGCGGGCCGGCTCGACTGGTCGGCGGCGGTGGCCGCGTTTTCGGGCATCGAGCGGATGATCGTGATCGGCCGCGGCCTTGGCCTCGCGATCGCGCAGGAAGCCGCGCTGAAGCTGAAGGAAACCTCGGGCATCCAGGCCGAGGCATTTTCGAGCGCCGAAGTCCGGCACGGCCCGATGGAGCTGATCGAGCGCGACTATCCGCTGCTCGTGTTCGCGCCGCCGGGGCCGGAGCAGGCCGGGCTGCTGCAGCTCGCGCAGGACATGCGCGCACGCGGCGCGGCGGTGCTGCTCGCCGCGCCCGCCGGCACGCCGGGCGCGAACCTGCCGCTCGCGCAGTCCGCCCATGCGGCGCTCGATCCGATCGCCGCCATTCTGTCGTTCTACGTGATGGCGGCCGAGCTCGCCGTCGCGCGCGGTCGCAATCCCGACACGCCGCGTCACCTGAACAAAGTCACCGAAACGCACTGA
- the ptsP gene encoding phosphoenolpyruvate--protein phosphotransferase, giving the protein MRRAEESQLKSSAQDQIVLLAPLSGPIVALADVPDPVFAGGMFGDGIGIDPLAGRLVAPCAGVVSHLARTGHAVTITTPQGAQVLLHIGIDTVELNGQGFTARVEDGAHVAPGDLLIEFDQDVVARSAHSLVSVIAIANSDAFDVVERASGFATAGETPLLTLRANGAAAGQATQAAHATATATSAHEVRRQIVLTQPGGLHARPAARARESVRGFDATVDVQFDGRHASIASVVGLLGLGAGEGATVELIGRGAHAQQAVDAVARELLREAHGEVEETPARLRSPAPPTLRHDDGAARAGAPLDPNTLAGVCAAPGIAVGTLVRLDDADIVPPEPASGTPASESRRLDQALKAVDAELGETVRNASARGAVGEAGIFAVHRVLLEDPTLVDAARDQISLGKSAGFAWRATIRAQIDTLSRLDDALLAERAADLRDIEKRVLRALGHTSGVTRALPDEAVLAAEEFTPSDLSSLDRERVTALVMARGGATSHAAIIARQLGIPALVAVGDALYAIPDGTQVVVDASAGRLEHAPSAVDVERARHERERLDGVREANRQHAREAAATADGRAIEVAANIATLDDANTALDNGADSIGLLRTELMFIHRQTAPSVVEHRQSYQSIVDALQGRTAIIRTLDVGADKEVDYLTLPPEPNPALGLRGIRLAQVRPDLLDDQLQGLLAVKPFGAVRILLPMVTDAGELVRLRARIDEFARAQGRTEPIEVGVMIEVPSAALLADQLARHADFLSIGTNDLTQYTLAMDRCQADLAAQSDGLHPAVLRLIDIAVRGAAKHGKWVGVCGALGGDPLAVPILVGLGVTELSVDPVAVPGIKARVRRLDYQLCRQRAQDLLALDSAQAVRAASREVWPLD; this is encoded by the coding sequence ATGAGACGCGCCGAGGAGTCCCAGTTGAAGAGTTCCGCCCAAGATCAGATCGTCCTGCTCGCCCCGCTGAGCGGGCCGATCGTCGCGCTGGCCGATGTGCCCGATCCGGTGTTTGCCGGCGGGATGTTCGGCGACGGCATCGGCATCGACCCGCTCGCGGGCCGGCTCGTCGCGCCGTGCGCGGGCGTCGTGTCGCATCTGGCGCGTACCGGCCATGCGGTGACGATCACGACGCCGCAAGGCGCGCAAGTGCTGCTGCACATCGGCATCGACACCGTCGAGCTGAACGGGCAGGGCTTCACCGCACGCGTCGAGGACGGCGCGCACGTCGCGCCGGGCGACCTGCTGATCGAGTTCGATCAGGACGTGGTCGCACGCAGCGCGCATTCGCTCGTGTCGGTGATCGCGATCGCGAACTCGGATGCATTCGACGTCGTCGAGCGCGCGAGCGGCTTCGCGACGGCCGGCGAGACGCCGCTGCTGACGCTGCGCGCCAACGGCGCAGCGGCCGGGCAGGCCACGCAGGCCGCTCATGCGACCGCGACCGCGACTTCGGCGCACGAAGTGCGCCGCCAGATCGTGCTCACGCAGCCGGGCGGCCTGCATGCGCGCCCGGCCGCGCGGGCGCGCGAATCCGTGCGCGGTTTCGACGCGACGGTCGACGTGCAGTTCGACGGCCGTCACGCGTCGATCGCGAGCGTCGTGGGCCTGCTCGGCCTCGGCGCCGGCGAAGGCGCGACGGTCGAGCTGATCGGCCGCGGCGCGCATGCGCAGCAGGCCGTCGACGCGGTCGCGCGCGAGCTGCTGCGCGAAGCGCACGGCGAAGTGGAAGAGACGCCGGCACGGCTGCGCTCGCCGGCGCCGCCGACGCTGCGGCACGACGACGGCGCGGCGCGCGCCGGTGCGCCCCTCGATCCGAACACGCTCGCGGGCGTATGTGCGGCGCCCGGCATCGCGGTCGGCACGCTGGTGCGGCTCGACGATGCCGACATCGTGCCGCCCGAACCGGCGAGCGGCACGCCCGCGTCGGAAAGCCGCCGCCTCGACCAGGCGCTGAAGGCGGTCGACGCCGAACTCGGCGAAACGGTGCGCAACGCGTCCGCGCGCGGCGCGGTGGGCGAGGCCGGCATTTTCGCGGTGCATCGCGTGCTGCTGGAGGATCCGACGCTGGTCGACGCGGCGCGCGACCAGATCAGCCTCGGCAAGAGCGCCGGCTTCGCGTGGCGCGCGACGATCCGCGCGCAGATCGACACGCTGTCGCGGCTCGACGACGCGCTGCTCGCCGAGCGCGCGGCCGATCTGCGCGACATCGAGAAGCGCGTGCTGCGCGCGCTCGGCCACACGAGCGGCGTGACGCGCGCGCTGCCCGACGAGGCTGTGCTCGCCGCCGAGGAGTTCACGCCGTCGGACCTGTCGTCGCTCGATCGCGAACGCGTGACCGCGCTCGTGATGGCGCGCGGCGGCGCGACCTCGCATGCGGCGATCATCGCGCGCCAGCTCGGCATCCCGGCGCTCGTCGCGGTCGGCGATGCGCTGTACGCGATTCCGGACGGCACGCAGGTCGTCGTGGACGCGAGCGCGGGCCGGCTCGAACACGCGCCGAGCGCGGTCGACGTCGAGCGTGCGCGCCACGAACGCGAGCGCCTCGACGGCGTGCGCGAAGCGAACCGCCAACATGCGCGCGAAGCCGCCGCGACGGCCGACGGTCGCGCGATCGAAGTCGCCGCGAACATCGCGACGCTCGACGACGCGAACACCGCGCTCGACAACGGCGCCGATTCGATCGGGCTGCTGCGCACCGAGCTGATGTTCATCCATCGTCAAACCGCGCCGAGCGTCGTCGAGCACCGGCAGAGCTACCAGTCGATCGTCGACGCGCTGCAGGGCCGCACCGCGATCATCCGCACGCTCGACGTCGGCGCGGACAAGGAAGTCGACTATCTGACGCTGCCGCCGGAGCCGAATCCGGCGCTCGGCCTGCGCGGCATCCGGCTCGCGCAGGTGCGCCCCGATCTGCTCGACGATCAGCTGCAGGGCCTCCTCGCGGTGAAGCCGTTCGGTGCGGTGCGCATCCTGCTGCCGATGGTTACCGACGCGGGCGAACTCGTGCGGCTGCGCGCGCGCATCGACGAATTCGCGCGGGCGCAGGGCCGTACCGAGCCGATCGAGGTCGGCGTGATGATCGAGGTGCCGTCGGCGGCGCTGCTTGCCGATCAACTCGCACGGCACGCGGATTTCCTGTCGATCGGCACCAACGACCTCACGCAGTACACGCTCGCGATGGACCGCTGCCAGGCCGACCTCGCCGCGCAGTCCGACGGCCTGCATCCGGCCGTGCTGCGCCTGATCGACATCGCGGTGCGCGGTGCGGCGAAGCATGGCAAGTGGGTCGGCGTGTGCGGCGCGCTCGGCGGCGATCCGCTCGCGGTGCCGATCCTCGTCGGCCTCGGCGTGACCGAGCTGTCGGTCGACCCGGTGGCGGTGCCGGGCATCAAGGCGCGCGTGCGCCGTCTCGATTACCAGCTGTGTCGCCAGCGTGCGCAGGATCTGCTCGCACTCGACTCGGCACAGGCGGTAAGGGCAGCAAGCCGCGAGGTCTGGCCGCTCGACTGA
- the nagE gene encoding N-acetylglucosamine-specific PTS transporter subunit IIBC, translating to MDGNPFLKIQGLGRALMLPIAVLPVAGILLRLGQPDVFNIKMIADAGGAIFDNLPLLFAIGVAVGFAKDNNGVAALAGAIGYLIETAIMKDIDPKLNMGVLSGIIAGVVAGLLYNRYKDIKLPDYLAFFGGKRFVPIITGLACVVLGIVFGYVWQPIQHAIDAAGQWLTTAGAIGAFVFGFLNRLLLVTGLHHIINSLAWFVFGNFTPPAGGEIVHGDLHRFFAGDPTAGTFMAGFFPIMMFGLPAACLAMLHEAPKERRAMVGGLLFSMALTSFLTGVTEPIEFSFMFLAPVLYVIHAVLTGLSLAICQILGVKLGFTFSAGAIDYVLNYGLSTKGWIAIPLGIAYGVAYYGLFRFFIRKFNMATPGREPASADAAAESYASGGFVAPAGGAAVAAPRAQRYIAALGGAGNLTVVDACTTRLRLSVVDPDKVSEPELKAIGARGVLKRGGNSVQVIIGPEADIIADEMRAVIGSGTAGAAAAAPAAAAQSTAQAVTGAAAGPLDPDPLRWLAVFGGATNVAALDAIATTRLRVVVRDASAVDRERLGTLDAAWVSPDTFHIVCGNAAARYAQQLGARLPSTGGGAAAQPA from the coding sequence ATGGACGGGAATCCGTTTCTGAAGATACAGGGGCTGGGCCGCGCCCTGATGCTGCCGATCGCGGTGTTGCCGGTCGCCGGCATCCTGCTGCGCCTCGGCCAGCCGGACGTGTTCAACATCAAGATGATCGCCGACGCCGGCGGGGCGATCTTCGACAACCTGCCGCTGCTGTTCGCGATCGGCGTGGCGGTCGGCTTCGCGAAGGACAACAACGGCGTCGCGGCGCTCGCGGGCGCGATCGGCTATCTGATCGAAACCGCGATCATGAAGGACATCGATCCCAAGCTGAACATGGGCGTGCTGTCCGGGATCATCGCGGGCGTGGTGGCGGGCTTGCTGTACAACCGCTACAAGGACATCAAGTTGCCCGACTACCTCGCCTTCTTCGGCGGCAAGCGCTTCGTGCCGATCATCACGGGGCTCGCGTGCGTGGTGCTCGGCATCGTGTTCGGCTATGTGTGGCAGCCGATCCAGCATGCGATCGACGCGGCCGGGCAATGGCTGACGACCGCGGGTGCGATCGGCGCGTTCGTGTTCGGCTTCCTGAACCGCTTGCTGCTCGTCACGGGCCTGCACCACATCATCAACTCGCTCGCGTGGTTCGTGTTCGGCAACTTCACGCCGCCGGCCGGTGGCGAGATCGTGCACGGCGACCTGCACCGCTTCTTCGCGGGCGATCCGACCGCGGGCACCTTCATGGCCGGCTTCTTCCCGATCATGATGTTCGGCCTGCCGGCCGCGTGTCTCGCGATGCTGCACGAAGCGCCGAAGGAGCGCCGCGCGATGGTCGGCGGCCTGCTGTTCTCGATGGCGCTCACGTCGTTCCTGACCGGCGTGACCGAGCCGATCGAGTTCAGCTTCATGTTCCTCGCGCCGGTGCTGTACGTGATCCACGCGGTGCTGACCGGGCTGTCGCTCGCGATCTGCCAGATCCTCGGCGTGAAGCTCGGCTTCACGTTCTCGGCCGGCGCGATCGACTACGTGCTGAACTACGGGCTGTCGACGAAGGGCTGGATCGCGATTCCGCTCGGCATCGCGTACGGCGTCGCGTACTACGGGTTGTTCCGCTTCTTCATCCGCAAGTTCAACATGGCGACGCCCGGCCGCGAGCCGGCCAGCGCCGATGCGGCGGCCGAATCGTACGCGTCGGGCGGCTTCGTCGCGCCGGCCGGCGGCGCGGCTGTGGCGGCCCCGCGCGCGCAGCGCTACATCGCTGCGCTCGGCGGTGCGGGCAACCTGACGGTCGTCGACGCCTGCACGACGCGTCTGCGCCTGAGTGTCGTCGATCCGGACAAGGTGTCGGAGCCGGAGCTCAAGGCGATCGGCGCGCGCGGCGTGCTCAAGCGCGGCGGCAACAGCGTGCAGGTGATCATCGGGCCGGAGGCCGACATCATCGCCGACGAGATGCGGGCGGTGATCGGCAGCGGTACGGCTGGGGCCGCAGCCGCAGCGCCGGCCGCGGCCGCGCAATCGACGGCGCAAGCGGTCACGGGCGCGGCGGCCGGGCCGCTCGATCCCGATCCGCTGCGCTGGCTCGCGGTGTTCGGCGGCGCGACCAACGTCGCAGCGCTCGACGCGATCGCGACCACGCGGCTGCGCGTGGTCGTGCGCGACGCATCGGCCGTCGATCGCGAACGGCTCGGCACGCTCGACGCCGCATGGGTGTCGCCGGACACATTCCACATCGTCTGCGGCAATGCGGCCGCGCGCTATGCGCAGCAGCTCGGCGCACGCCTGCCGTCGACCGGGGGCGGCGCGGCCGCGCAACCGGCCTGA